The Juglans regia cultivar Chandler chromosome 1, Walnut 2.0, whole genome shotgun sequence nucleotide sequence GATACATGCTCAAGTAGGTCTCAGACGAGCGAGTCGGACGACCTTATCCGCTCTTCTCATTCGAGTGGAGATGAAGCCGCAACGCAGGAGGTGAACATCATCTACATGATGTGGATGGCATCACAATTGTCTGGAGGTCGAGTTCGAATGCCTGAACACAATATTGGCCTACGGGGTGACCAATATATTCAAGCAGTCTTGAATGGGAATCCTACTACTTGCAGAACAATGTTTCGAATGGAAGTGCCTGCCTTTCGTTATGTTTGTGACATCTTACGCGGGGCATTAATTATGGACCCCACAGAAAGAGTGTCTGTTGAGGAATCGTTAGGCATGTTTTGCCTTCTTGTTGGCCATGCACATGGTCAGCGCATCATTGGAGACAGGTTCCAACATTCAAGCGAAACAATACATCGCCATGTGAAGACGGTGATGCGCGCGCTACATCACCTTGGGCGGACTGTGATTAGGCGCACAGACACTGATGGGGTCCACCCGTACATTTCTGGGAACCCCCACAATTATGCATGGTTTGAGGTATGgactatttcatatatatagctTATGTTTTTAAAGTTCCTGTGTATGTTATATGATCATGGTTTTGTAGAAATGTCTTGGTGCGATGGAAGGCACTATGATTGACGCTGCTGCACCATCTAGGCTGAGTAATGCATATAGAAATCATCGTGGTCGGATAGCACAAAATGTGTTGTGCTTATGCGACTTCAATATGAAGTTCACGTATGTATATACTGGATGGGAGGGAACAGCGCATGATGCACGAGTATTCCTAGATGCCTTGAGTAGACGTCGGAATCAATTTCCATGGCCACCACAAGGTTAATTTTGTATATccaattttttatgacatatcCATTTCATTTTGTCCCACagataataatttatatgacgtgattatatatttgttatctaatgtattttttcaattatgtaGGATATTATTACCTTGTCGATTCCGCATTTCCATGCATTGAGAAGTTTATGCCTCCATATCCACGAGAGAGGTATCATCGATCTGATCGTTATAGCGGTCGTCAATTCCGAGGCTATAAAGATTATTTCAACTTTCGTCATTCATCATTGCGCAACATTATTGAACGTACATTCGCATTATTGAAAAATCGGTTTCAAATATTGAGTGCGATGCCTCGATATCGCGCATCGAGGCAAGGGATGCTTGTTACCGCATGTTGTACACTGCACAACCTTATTAAAACAGTGACGCCGAATGATGAGTTTATTCAGGCTGCATTGGAACTTCAGTTTAGTGAAGCAAATATGGCTAGCAACGACGACGCGGGTGAGACGTCTGAGGTGGTTGACATGTCACATGAGTCAGCTGGAACTATGGCATCACTGAGAGATGAGATTGCGATTCCTATGTGGCAAAATAGGTTTGGGTAATGAACATATAccaaatttatcttcaaatccTTGATGGTTTGgtagtatttaaataaataatatcggTTTCTAATTCTAGTTTTGGATTGCTTTAGACGTAGTATATGTATTCAAACATATGTATtgttttaaatcaatttttcgGCATTTGATAAATTGAATCCATTTTGGTACGGTTCTTTTTACCAAAAAAGATCaatatgatattgttatttAGGATCTTCAATTATTATTCGCACAAGATAATATAGTAATAAAGGTTTACTACCTACGCAATTCGATATTAAAATACAGCTGTggtatttgattatgtttgatTTATATGGAAAACTGAATCAATTTGTCCAACTTCTTCAATGCTACcagaagaaatttatatatggCCTAATGGTAATATGTAATGATATAGGGAATGCTAATGGCAACAGATGCTTAAAACTACATGGGATAACAACCGTTCTGTTTACCTTAACCAAATGATTTCATGTAAATCATTGTAGCATTAACTGACTTACATTATCagtaagtttataaattttaacactACATAATAACGTAATAAATAAAACCCCACATGTAATCAAGGCAAATTTGTACTTCATCTTCATTGATTGAAACTTGGCCTCTTCTATTCTTGCACGTTCAGCCGCTATCCTTTCACTTCTTCGTTCAGCTAATTGCAACGTCTGCTCACAACAATGTGGTAGCGACATTGCAACATCAACCCA carries:
- the LOC118348294 gene encoding uncharacterized protein LOC118348294, which produces MDNETSSEETLSMETNNDMEDTCSSRSQTSESDDLIRSSHSSGDEAATQEVNIIYMMWMASQLSGGRVRMPEHNIGLRGDQYIQAVLNGNPTTCRTMFRMEVPAFRYVCDILRGALIMDPTERVSVEESLGMFCLLVGHAHGQRIIGDRFQHSSETIHRHVKTVMRALHHLGRTVIRRTDTDGVHPYISGNPHNYAWFEKCLGAMEGTMIDAAAPSRLSNAYRNHRGRIAQNVLCLCDFNMKFTYVYTGWEGTAHDARVFLDALSRRRNQFPWPPQGYYYLVDSAFPCIEKFMPPYPRERYHRSDRYSGRQFRGYKDYFNFRHSSLRNIIERTFALLKNRFQILSAMPRYRASRQGMLVTACCTLHNLIKTVTPNDEFIQAALELQFSEANMASNDDAGETSEVVDMSHESAGTMASLRDEIAIPMWQNRFG